One window of the uncultured Paludibaculum sp. genome contains the following:
- a CDS encoding CocE/NonD family hydrolase, which yields MKNPIVNHKPERPLRFGVLALSLAGVAALVALIPPPTVSAQKREPPDPETIAARNKTEAELASVAIIDRKLMVPMSDGKRMATDVYRPKDTSKKYPAIFVRTPYNFNYWDVKLGAPRDMANELDAVKRGYAYVVMNERGHFFSEGQYDILGAPLSDGSDAISWIAKQPWSNGKVGTIGCSSTAEWQMAVAALGNPAFTTMIPQGFGAGVGRVAPYFEQGNWYRGGAVQMLFIAWLYGEQNQLRPMFPPNMSQQDLVTASKAFDLAPQLPYVDWSVALRHLPEMDIIKAVGGPNGIFADRMEVSTGGAMIKRTPNDPAWYRGGLWHDDKPINIPGFWFMSWYDVSVGPNLAAYNHVRKTARPEIADQQYAIIAPTLHCGYKRATENTVVGERSVGDARLDYTNLTYGWFDHFLKGEDNGVLTKMPKVRYYTMGSNKWQSSETWPPAGAQPLKFFLTSGGKANSLTGDGALVPAVPVQDAPDRFAYDPANPVPSYGGNVCCTGNAVSGGAFDQRRMEARNDILVYSTEPLKEGLEVSGPIEVTLYVDSDAKDTDFTAKLIDVYPDGTAYNLDETIQRMRYRDGYDRPLAWMQSGKVYKVTLSPMTTSNYFDRGHRIRLEISSSNFPRFDRNLNTGGNNYDEASGVVARNGVHHSSQYPSQVSLTVVRH from the coding sequence ATGAAGAATCCGATCGTCAATCACAAACCAGAACGCCCGCTCCGCTTCGGCGTACTCGCCCTCTCGCTCGCCGGCGTCGCCGCACTCGTCGCGCTGATCCCGCCGCCCACCGTCTCGGCGCAGAAGCGGGAACCACCCGATCCTGAGACCATCGCCGCCCGAAACAAGACCGAGGCCGAACTCGCTTCCGTCGCCATCATCGACCGCAAGCTGATGGTGCCCATGTCGGATGGAAAGCGCATGGCTACCGACGTCTACCGGCCCAAGGACACGTCGAAGAAGTACCCGGCGATCTTCGTCCGCACCCCCTATAACTTCAACTACTGGGACGTGAAACTGGGCGCTCCGCGCGATATGGCCAACGAGTTGGACGCAGTGAAGCGCGGCTATGCCTATGTCGTGATGAACGAACGCGGCCACTTCTTTTCCGAGGGACAGTACGACATACTTGGAGCTCCCTTGTCGGACGGCTCCGATGCGATCTCGTGGATCGCGAAACAACCTTGGTCCAACGGCAAGGTCGGCACCATCGGGTGCTCCTCCACCGCGGAGTGGCAGATGGCCGTCGCCGCCCTCGGCAATCCCGCATTCACGACGATGATTCCACAAGGCTTCGGAGCAGGCGTCGGCCGCGTCGCGCCCTATTTCGAGCAGGGCAACTGGTATCGCGGCGGGGCGGTGCAAATGCTCTTCATCGCCTGGCTCTATGGGGAACAGAACCAGCTTCGCCCCATGTTTCCACCCAACATGTCGCAGCAGGACCTCGTTACCGCTTCGAAGGCCTTCGATCTCGCTCCTCAGTTGCCTTACGTGGACTGGTCGGTCGCGCTACGCCATCTGCCCGAAATGGACATCATCAAGGCCGTGGGCGGCCCCAACGGGATCTTTGCCGACCGCATGGAGGTTTCCACCGGCGGCGCCATGATCAAGCGGACGCCCAACGATCCTGCCTGGTATCGCGGCGGGCTCTGGCACGACGACAAGCCCATCAACATCCCGGGCTTCTGGTTTATGTCCTGGTACGACGTCTCGGTGGGGCCAAACCTCGCCGCCTACAACCACGTCAGGAAAACCGCTCGTCCGGAGATCGCCGATCAGCAGTATGCGATCATCGCGCCCACCCTTCACTGCGGCTACAAGCGCGCCACCGAGAACACCGTCGTGGGTGAGAGGAGCGTGGGCGATGCACGCCTCGACTACACCAACCTCACCTATGGCTGGTTCGACCACTTTCTGAAAGGGGAAGACAACGGAGTTCTCACCAAGATGCCCAAGGTGCGCTATTACACCATGGGCTCGAACAAATGGCAGTCTTCTGAAACCTGGCCGCCTGCCGGCGCTCAGCCTCTGAAGTTCTTCCTCACCAGCGGCGGCAAGGCCAACAGCCTCACCGGGGATGGCGCCTTGGTGCCCGCCGTGCCGGTTCAGGACGCGCCGGATCGATTCGCGTACGACCCGGCGAACCCCGTCCCATCCTATGGCGGAAACGTCTGCTGCACCGGTAACGCGGTCAGCGGTGGAGCATTTGATCAGCGCCGGATGGAAGCCCGCAACGACATCCTCGTCTATTCGACGGAACCTCTAAAAGAGGGCCTCGAAGTGAGCGGCCCAATTGAAGTCACCCTCTATGTGGATTCCGACGCCAAGGATACCGACTTTACGGCGAAGCTGATCGACGTCTATCCCGACGGGACTGCGTACAATCTAGACGAAACCATCCAGCGCATGCGCTACCGCGACGGCTACGATCGCCCCCTAGCCTGGATGCAGTCGGGGAAGGTCTACAAGGTGACCCTGTCACCGATGACTACGAGCAACTATTTCGATCGTGGGCACCGCATCCGCCTGGAAATCTCCAGCAGCAATTTCCCGCGCTTCGACAGGAATCTGAATACCGGCGGCAACAACTACGACGAGGCCAGCGGAGTCGTCGCCCGCAACGGCGTGCACCACTCCTCGCAATATCCCTCGCAAGTGTCGCTCACGGTGGTGCGTCACTAG
- a CDS encoding sigma-54 dependent transcriptional regulator: MRGPVAIPLGNAPNGRPNDGPVELPRLLVADRDAVAYESIRDALHGQPLLISWARDRAETLAAVREFRPNLVLLDLSLPGCDGLQLIRLLHDVNPEVQVVIYSAAQSTESTVNAMRAGAEDCLNKPANPAILRERVEFWLGQLDQQARASRLELDLLDSFTFEGVVGRSPATLQLLARVRRVAPHFATALVSGETGSGKELIARALHVWSGSLGPFIPCNCASVIDTLFESELFGHKRGSFTGATEDRPGLVLAARNGTLFLDEIGEMPLLLQAKLLRLVQNREIRALGDSNSVKVDLRIVAATNRDLRKQVADGTFREDLFFRLSTVHFGVPPLRDRQEDLPLLIRHFLEACAVRYSKPGLHLSHRAELILNRYFWPGNIRELENVLNYACMMAQHAVVDVNDLPDYLLTPAESEQKATPLTMAEMEYQHALHVLQLCDGNRVRAAEVLGIGRATLYRMLARRDAAPRSGSLSSVPATSKSAGA, translated from the coding sequence ATGAGAGGTCCTGTCGCCATTCCGCTCGGTAACGCCCCCAACGGGCGGCCGAACGACGGTCCGGTCGAGCTGCCACGCCTGCTTGTAGCGGACCGGGATGCCGTCGCGTACGAATCGATCCGGGACGCCCTGCACGGTCAGCCGTTGCTGATCTCCTGGGCCCGTGATCGAGCCGAGACCCTTGCCGCTGTTAGGGAGTTCCGCCCGAATCTCGTACTGCTCGACCTCTCGCTCCCCGGTTGTGACGGACTTCAGCTGATTCGACTTCTCCATGACGTCAATCCCGAAGTGCAGGTCGTCATCTATTCGGCCGCCCAGTCCACTGAGTCCACTGTCAACGCAATGCGTGCCGGGGCGGAGGATTGCCTCAACAAGCCCGCGAATCCAGCCATCCTGAGAGAGCGAGTCGAGTTCTGGCTGGGGCAGCTCGATCAGCAGGCGCGCGCCAGTCGCCTGGAACTCGACCTCCTGGATTCCTTTACCTTTGAAGGCGTTGTAGGCCGCAGCCCCGCTACACTCCAACTACTGGCTCGCGTCCGCCGCGTGGCGCCTCACTTTGCCACCGCCCTGGTCAGCGGTGAGACCGGCTCCGGCAAGGAACTCATCGCTCGCGCGCTGCATGTCTGGAGCGGCAGCCTCGGTCCATTCATTCCCTGCAATTGCGCGTCGGTCATCGACACTCTCTTCGAGAGCGAACTGTTCGGCCACAAGCGTGGTTCATTCACCGGCGCAACCGAGGATCGGCCGGGTCTGGTCCTGGCGGCTCGCAATGGCACACTATTTCTGGACGAGATCGGCGAGATGCCCCTACTCCTTCAGGCCAAACTCCTCCGTCTGGTACAGAATCGGGAAATCCGGGCGTTGGGCGACAGCAACTCGGTCAAAGTCGACCTGCGCATTGTCGCCGCCACCAATCGCGACTTGCGGAAACAGGTCGCCGACGGGACGTTCCGTGAGGATCTCTTTTTCCGGCTCTCCACCGTCCACTTTGGCGTTCCCCCGCTACGCGACCGGCAGGAGGATCTGCCTCTGCTCATCCGGCATTTCCTGGAGGCCTGCGCTGTCCGCTACAGCAAACCCGGTCTCCATCTCAGCCACCGCGCCGAACTGATACTCAATCGCTACTTCTGGCCCGGCAACATCCGGGAACTGGAAAACGTCCTCAACTACGCCTGCATGATGGCCCAACACGCGGTAGTCGACGTGAACGATCTGCCCGACTACCTGCTGACGCCCGCGGAGTCCGAGCAGAAAGCCACTCCTCTGACCATGGCCGAAATGGAGTATCAGCACGCCCTCCACGTCCTCCAACTGTGTGACGGAAACCGGGTTCGTGCGGCCGAAGTGCTGGGCATCGGGCGGGCAACCCTCTATCGCATGCTGGCGCGGCGCGACGCCGCCCCGCGATCTGGATCACTTAGTTCTGTTCCAGCCACGTCAAAATCAGCTGGGGCGTGA
- a CDS encoding transglutaminase-like domain-containing protein: MQRIVCALLAPALLFSTEPTGPVIRQSSIVLDKPDAEYTIQVGGTMDPENLEVTIENLGDTPLVNPRLTVNGLYDWFDAKTLAAEITRDARTDEEKAIAIWWWVRYRTFQRSPRDESAVHPIRAMNGYGYGICGHVAGWMKALWTAAGLRARVQELWGHTVSEVYYNDAWHMLDGNVKVFYLDKDNRTIASLATLEHNKALIERTIHPRELEPWYLGLDTPERNLEFVRYLTSYKDNYEEHSYDSVLAKDYSMAMNLKPGETLVRWWTPRLGKFEGRESRAEQPKRYANGQLIWEPDLTRVDMRPYLSVPGYGNIATRAEDKQSPAIHVADLQDELYDRPSVFTLPIESPYPVLGGRFNCTLIKGGHSDLDMATINFGRPGWDAGDLYVYRWDSGPQKIDLDLDAKLARSGVQYKYELGFSLRGNAHNNPPTQAGVEAFRSETDLQVAPESLPALSLGSNRIHFRQESKAPGKVRITFKWREVNGPRPPALVTKAISAGDGAEVQSLAPLLRWAPSSATHEGGSVADYQVMVSLRPDCRWPLSTTLHRNIGSPATEWTVPAGFLNAATTYYWKVRARDNHGHISEWGPVFQFRTAGTAR, encoded by the coding sequence ATGCAACGAATCGTCTGCGCGCTTCTCGCCCCCGCACTCCTGTTCTCCACCGAACCGACGGGCCCCGTCATCCGGCAGTCGTCCATCGTATTGGATAAGCCCGACGCCGAATACACAATCCAAGTCGGCGGAACGATGGATCCCGAGAACCTCGAGGTCACCATCGAGAACCTCGGTGATACCCCGCTGGTGAATCCGCGGCTCACCGTCAATGGCCTCTACGACTGGTTCGATGCCAAGACACTGGCCGCCGAAATCACCCGCGACGCCCGAACCGACGAGGAGAAGGCGATCGCCATCTGGTGGTGGGTCCGATATAGGACGTTTCAACGTTCCCCGCGCGACGAATCGGCCGTCCATCCCATCCGCGCGATGAATGGTTACGGCTACGGCATCTGCGGGCATGTCGCCGGCTGGATGAAGGCCCTGTGGACCGCGGCCGGTCTGCGGGCCCGCGTCCAGGAGCTCTGGGGCCACACGGTCTCCGAGGTCTACTACAACGACGCCTGGCACATGCTCGACGGCAATGTCAAAGTCTTCTATCTCGACAAGGACAACCGCACCATCGCCAGCCTGGCCACGCTGGAACACAACAAGGCACTCATTGAAAGGACCATCCATCCACGCGAACTGGAGCCCTGGTATCTGGGCCTCGACACCCCGGAGCGCAACCTGGAGTTCGTGCGCTACCTCACCTCCTACAAGGACAACTACGAGGAGCACAGCTACGACTCAGTGCTGGCTAAGGACTACTCGATGGCCATGAACCTCAAGCCCGGCGAGACCCTCGTCCGCTGGTGGACGCCGCGTCTGGGGAAATTCGAAGGCCGCGAGTCGCGCGCCGAACAGCCCAAGCGCTACGCCAACGGACAGCTCATCTGGGAACCGGATCTCACGCGCGTCGACATGCGCCCCTACCTCTCCGTCCCCGGCTACGGCAATATCGCCACGCGAGCCGAGGATAAACAGAGCCCGGCCATCCATGTGGCCGACCTGCAGGACGAGCTCTACGACCGCCCCTCGGTCTTCACACTGCCCATCGAAAGCCCCTACCCGGTCCTGGGCGGCCGCTTCAACTGCACCTTGATCAAGGGCGGCCACTCCGATCTCGACATGGCCACCATCAACTTCGGCAGGCCAGGCTGGGATGCGGGCGACCTCTATGTCTACCGGTGGGACTCGGGCCCACAGAAGATCGATCTCGACCTCGACGCCAAGCTGGCCCGTAGCGGCGTCCAATACAAGTACGAACTGGGCTTCTCGCTGCGCGGCAATGCCCACAACAATCCACCCACCCAGGCGGGCGTGGAGGCCTTCCGTTCCGAGACCGACCTCCAGGTTGCTCCGGAAAGCCTTCCCGCCCTCTCCCTGGGTTCCAACCGGATCCACTTCCGCCAGGAGTCCAAAGCGCCGGGAAAGGTGCGCATCACCTTTAAATGGCGGGAAGTCAACGGGCCCCGTCCACCCGCCCTCGTGACGAAAGCCATCTCGGCGGGCGACGGCGCCGAAGTCCAAAGCCTCGCTCCTCTGCTGCGCTGGGCCCCTTCATCCGCCACCCACGAAGGCGGCTCCGTGGCCGACTATCAGGTGATGGTCAGCCTGCGGCCCGATTGCCGTTGGCCGCTGTCCACCACGCTCCACCGCAACATCGGCTCCCCGGCTACGGAGTGGACCGTCCCCGCCGGATTCCTGAACGCGGCCACCACCTACTACTGGAAAGTGCGCGCCCGTGACAATCACGGCCACATCAGCGAGTGGGGCCCGGTCTTCCAGTTCCGCACCGCGGGGACAGCGCGCTGA
- a CDS encoding acetylxylan esterase — protein sequence MHLRTLVFTLLVFGYCSGQERDDWTVFPHQTMVDLPNSVPTAPVLIKSLGDAAEMVLRWKPPASAAAWTKRRVEVDRALRQSLGLTQLPERTPLNARVLRRHEFDGFSIENVVFESRPGFVVTANLYRPLGQAGKRPAVLSPIGHFLRQGKAATDVQARCIHLARMGFVVLVYDAIGQGERMVRGNVHHEAGYALLPLGETIAGWMVWDSMRAIDYLQSLPDVDGSRIGLTGNSGGGLNTLLTAAMDQRIKAAVVVGYTFEFNNWLKYGGIHCTCTHWPGIFASMEWFEVAALIAPRALMLMQGDQDGIFPISGARRAARDTAAIYGLIGQNNRFRFDEIAGQPHAYSQPYREHMYGFLKQQLLFSGNGTPVAESGPAPLSEDDGRLLCGQTMTGMTVVDYARRKAIEMKRHLPSADARQWVLNLTAPPEDRPHYLSPRTGPKQTVPDGYLQKFSFLSEDGENLPGLIWTPEKPGTPAKAVLIVDARGKSSVAKSGLIQPLLQAGMTVVSVDLRGRGETLLEYRPGFNTNFRLIANQVLMGQPLAGRRAFDLIRTLDYLGAAGNAVSVVGIGDDALPAILATVADRRIQALAVTGFSRGFADIMRPMRPLEPADLRNNWNSAQVDGLIHTEDAPVDLGSVLPGALLHADIPDLLLQIAPRKVLQCTPGQSLTPQLILTWLEQN from the coding sequence ATGCATCTCCGCACGCTGGTTTTCACTCTGCTCGTCTTCGGGTACTGCTCCGGCCAGGAGCGGGACGACTGGACGGTCTTTCCACACCAGACGATGGTCGATCTGCCGAACTCGGTCCCGACGGCGCCGGTCCTGATCAAGTCCTTGGGCGATGCCGCGGAGATGGTTCTGCGCTGGAAACCGCCGGCCAGTGCCGCCGCCTGGACCAAACGCCGTGTGGAGGTGGACCGCGCGCTCCGGCAATCGCTGGGGCTGACGCAACTCCCGGAGCGGACGCCCTTGAACGCCCGCGTCCTGCGCCGGCACGAATTCGACGGTTTCTCCATCGAGAACGTGGTCTTCGAGAGCCGGCCCGGCTTCGTCGTTACGGCGAATCTCTATCGGCCATTGGGCCAAGCGGGTAAGCGCCCGGCAGTACTGTCGCCCATCGGCCATTTCCTGCGCCAGGGCAAGGCGGCCACCGACGTCCAGGCACGCTGTATCCACTTGGCCCGCATGGGCTTTGTCGTCCTGGTCTACGACGCCATCGGCCAGGGCGAGCGGATGGTGCGCGGCAATGTCCACCACGAAGCCGGCTATGCCCTGCTGCCGCTGGGCGAGACGATCGCCGGCTGGATGGTCTGGGACAGCATGCGGGCCATCGACTATCTCCAATCGTTGCCCGATGTTGACGGTAGTCGGATCGGGCTCACCGGCAACTCCGGCGGTGGCCTGAATACACTGCTCACGGCGGCGATGGACCAACGAATAAAGGCTGCTGTTGTAGTCGGATATACGTTTGAATTCAATAACTGGTTGAAGTATGGTGGCATCCACTGCACCTGCACCCACTGGCCTGGAATCTTCGCTTCCATGGAATGGTTTGAGGTGGCAGCCCTCATCGCACCCCGAGCCCTGATGCTGATGCAGGGCGACCAGGATGGCATTTTCCCCATCAGCGGAGCCCGCCGCGCGGCCCGTGACACTGCGGCGATCTACGGGTTGATCGGTCAAAACAACCGCTTCCGCTTCGACGAAATCGCCGGACAGCCACACGCTTACAGCCAGCCGTATCGCGAACACATGTACGGATTCCTAAAACAACAACTGTTGTTTAGTGGAAATGGCACTCCCGTGGCGGAGTCCGGCCCGGCTCCATTGTCGGAAGACGACGGCCGGCTGCTCTGCGGACAGACGATGACCGGGATGACGGTGGTCGACTACGCCCGGCGGAAAGCCATTGAAATGAAAAGGCATCTGCCCTCAGCCGACGCGCGGCAATGGGTGCTGAATCTGACCGCGCCCCCGGAGGACCGCCCGCACTACCTGTCTCCTCGAACGGGCCCCAAACAGACGGTTCCAGACGGATACCTCCAGAAGTTCTCTTTTCTGAGCGAGGACGGTGAGAATCTGCCCGGCCTCATCTGGACACCGGAAAAGCCTGGTACGCCGGCAAAGGCCGTACTAATTGTTGATGCGCGAGGGAAGTCCTCCGTAGCGAAATCCGGCCTGATTCAGCCGCTATTGCAGGCGGGTATGACGGTTGTTTCGGTCGATCTGCGCGGGCGGGGCGAGACGCTGCTGGAGTACCGGCCGGGCTTCAATACGAACTTCCGGTTGATCGCCAATCAGGTACTAATGGGCCAACCGCTTGCCGGCCGTAGGGCCTTTGATCTGATAAGGACACTCGACTACCTTGGCGCGGCCGGCAATGCCGTTTCTGTCGTCGGGATCGGCGACGACGCTCTGCCGGCCATCCTGGCCACGGTGGCCGACAGGCGGATTCAAGCCCTGGCAGTGACCGGATTTTCCCGCGGCTTTGCGGACATTATGCGGCCCATGCGGCCGCTGGAGCCGGCGGACTTACGCAACAATTGGAACTCCGCCCAGGTGGATGGCCTCATCCACACGGAAGACGCACCGGTCGATCTGGGTTCGGTCCTACCGGGGGCCCTGCTTCACGCGGACATTCCGGACCTGCTTCTGCAGATTGCACCCCGCAAGGTGCTGCAATGCACTCCAGGTCAGTCGCTCACGCCCCAGCTGATTTTGACGTGGCTGGAACAGAACTAA
- a CDS encoding PAS domain S-box protein: MANNISILAIDDNLLSMQALLAGAFPGANILLAQTGQEGVRLALEADPDVILLDIVKPGMDGYEVCRILKADDRLRHIPVVFLTALLTGREHRVRALDVGAEGFISKPVDEIELIAQVRAMVKIKAAHVAQHLETRRLAGLVATRTRELEHEFAGRKQAEGALQQAHTELSAIHAQVPVALMLVDRERRILKLNVAAEQLAGRSRDQMIGARVGEAIRCECSLEDTCGCGFGSSCGSCPINRSVVDTFADELPRSGVEARMCLQTGGPEPDVRYLSIATAFLAIDGDSTVLVSAQDITEKKKAELALRASEKLHRSVINASPDDITITDLDGRILMVSPAALTLFGYDRPADLIGRTMSDLLVPEDVDRARDDFDRTCRGHRTAHAEYRGVRRDGSHINIEVNGDLIPDDDGKPSRMVLIVRDISDRKKTEEVLAFLARSSGGLLEEGFFRSLARFLGQTLDMDFICIDRLAGDQLTAQTVAVWCDGAFEDNVTYSLQDTPCGDVPGKAVCCFPSGVRALFPEDQVLRELKAEGYLGVTLWSHDGQPAGLIAAISRRPLVNRPLLETVLRMVAVRAGAELDRLEAERALRQQEERYRRVSAVMSDIAYSCVESKAGLYELDWVEGAVERLLGRSVEEIIGLKCWGTLVVPEDQPAFRRTVTGCALNTSGSTQLRLRHKDGSIRWVSVSVRCMERAGQPHTRELFGGITDITEQKQAEERLIQAQKMESVGRLAGGVAHDFNNLLTVINGYSEFLMNGCELDERARGYIVQIHKSGARAAALTQQMLAFSRKQLLQPQVLEFDQLFEDLSPMLVRLVGEDVQMEFHLNSQSATVHADPHQVGQVVMNLVVNARDAMPRGGLLRISTARAEWTPEDVRLRQCGRPGPYVVLQVTDSGVGMDDETRRRAFEPFFTTKKTGEGTGLGLPMVQGIVAQSNGFVEVQSEPGKGATFSVFLPIVEMPRTNVSDEVTVRVPGGSELILVVEDQKEVRTYVVNVLRSCGYRVLESGNGMEALRLLDTGTEKPDLLLADVVMPVLGGPELARQVHERQPQMKVLFMSGYTDHDAVREGAGGPAVHLIQKPFSPSQLALRIRETLGTP, encoded by the coding sequence GTGGCGAATAACATCTCGATACTTGCCATCGACGACAACCTCCTGAGCATGCAGGCTCTCCTGGCCGGCGCGTTTCCTGGCGCGAACATTCTGCTCGCCCAGACGGGGCAGGAAGGCGTGCGGCTGGCACTTGAGGCAGATCCGGACGTCATTCTGCTCGACATCGTCAAACCGGGCATGGACGGGTATGAGGTATGCCGGATTCTGAAAGCCGATGATCGGCTTCGGCATATCCCCGTTGTGTTCCTGACTGCTCTCCTCACTGGGCGGGAGCATCGCGTCCGGGCACTGGACGTCGGCGCTGAGGGTTTCATCTCCAAACCCGTCGACGAAATCGAACTCATAGCTCAAGTTCGCGCCATGGTCAAGATCAAGGCCGCGCATGTTGCCCAGCACCTGGAAACCAGGAGACTGGCTGGGCTGGTCGCAACGCGGACACGCGAATTGGAGCACGAGTTCGCCGGACGAAAACAGGCCGAGGGTGCCCTTCAGCAAGCGCATACAGAGCTATCGGCCATCCATGCCCAAGTGCCAGTCGCCCTGATGCTGGTGGATCGCGAGCGGCGCATCCTGAAGCTCAATGTCGCCGCCGAACAGCTCGCGGGCCGTAGCCGCGACCAGATGATCGGCGCTCGCGTCGGCGAGGCCATCCGCTGCGAGTGTTCGCTGGAAGACACCTGTGGTTGTGGTTTCGGTTCGTCGTGCGGCTCTTGTCCGATTAATCGGTCTGTCGTCGATACGTTCGCCGACGAGTTGCCGCGCTCCGGCGTAGAGGCTCGGATGTGCCTTCAGACCGGCGGTCCGGAACCCGACGTCCGGTACCTTTCGATTGCCACTGCCTTCCTTGCGATCGACGGAGACTCCACTGTTCTGGTGAGCGCACAGGATATTACGGAGAAGAAGAAAGCGGAGCTCGCTCTTCGCGCCAGCGAAAAACTTCACCGCTCTGTCATCAACGCCTCGCCGGATGACATCACCATCACGGATCTCGACGGCCGCATCCTCATGGTTTCGCCGGCCGCCCTGACCTTGTTCGGCTATGATCGTCCGGCTGACCTGATCGGCCGGACCATGAGCGATCTCCTGGTGCCGGAGGACGTCGATCGGGCCCGCGACGACTTCGACAGGACCTGCCGCGGTCACCGCACCGCGCACGCCGAATATCGCGGTGTGCGCCGCGACGGCTCGCATATCAATATCGAAGTCAATGGCGACCTTATCCCCGATGACGATGGGAAGCCCAGCCGGATGGTCCTCATCGTCCGCGATATCTCCGATCGAAAGAAGACGGAAGAGGTTCTCGCATTTCTCGCCCGCAGCAGTGGCGGCCTGCTTGAGGAAGGGTTCTTTCGGTCGCTGGCGCGCTTTCTCGGACAAACGCTCGACATGGACTTCATCTGCATCGACCGCCTCGCCGGCGACCAGTTGACGGCCCAGACCGTAGCGGTATGGTGCGACGGCGCATTTGAAGACAACGTGACTTACTCTCTCCAGGACACCCCGTGTGGCGATGTGCCTGGCAAGGCCGTGTGTTGCTTCCCCTCTGGAGTGCGGGCTCTGTTCCCTGAGGACCAAGTGCTCCGGGAACTGAAGGCGGAAGGCTATCTTGGTGTCACCCTCTGGAGCCACGACGGGCAACCCGCGGGGCTCATCGCGGCCATCAGTCGCCGTCCGCTGGTGAACCGCCCCCTTCTGGAGACAGTCCTGCGCATGGTTGCAGTGAGGGCTGGCGCCGAACTGGACCGCCTGGAAGCCGAACGAGCCCTCCGCCAGCAGGAGGAACGCTACCGCCGCGTCTCGGCTGTCATGTCCGACATCGCCTACAGCTGTGTGGAGAGCAAGGCGGGCCTCTATGAACTGGACTGGGTGGAGGGCGCCGTGGAGCGTCTGTTGGGACGCTCGGTCGAAGAAATAATCGGCCTCAAGTGCTGGGGCACGTTGGTGGTGCCCGAAGATCAACCCGCCTTCAGGCGGACCGTGACCGGCTGCGCGCTGAATACCTCGGGCTCGACGCAGCTTCGACTCCGCCACAAGGATGGCTCAATTCGCTGGGTTTCGGTGTCAGTGCGCTGCATGGAGCGCGCCGGCCAACCACACACCCGCGAGTTGTTTGGCGGAATCACCGACATCACCGAACAAAAGCAGGCCGAGGAACGGCTTATTCAGGCGCAGAAGATGGAGTCCGTGGGCCGGCTCGCCGGCGGCGTAGCCCACGATTTCAACAACCTCCTCACCGTCATCAATGGGTACAGCGAGTTTCTCATGAATGGGTGTGAGCTGGATGAGCGGGCGCGCGGCTACATAGTCCAGATCCACAAATCGGGAGCTCGCGCTGCCGCGCTGACCCAGCAGATGCTGGCGTTTAGCCGCAAACAACTTCTGCAGCCACAGGTTCTGGAGTTCGACCAGCTGTTCGAAGACCTGAGTCCCATGCTGGTGCGCCTTGTCGGTGAGGACGTGCAGATGGAGTTTCACCTCAACTCCCAGTCCGCTACCGTGCACGCTGATCCGCATCAGGTAGGGCAGGTCGTCATGAACCTTGTGGTGAACGCGCGCGACGCCATGCCTCGCGGCGGCCTGCTGCGCATTTCAACGGCAAGGGCCGAGTGGACGCCGGAGGACGTCCGCCTGCGGCAATGCGGCCGCCCCGGACCCTATGTGGTCCTACAGGTCACCGATAGTGGAGTCGGTATGGACGACGAGACCCGCCGCCGCGCGTTCGAGCCCTTCTTCACGACCAAGAAGACCGGCGAGGGAACGGGCTTGGGGCTACCGATGGTCCAAGGCATCGTGGCACAGAGCAATGGTTTCGTTGAGGTTCAGAGCGAACCCGGGAAGGGTGCGACCTTCAGCGTCTTCCTGCCCATCGTGGAGATGCCGCGGACCAACGTGTCCGACGAAGTGACAGTGCGCGTTCCCGGCGGCAGCGAGCTGATCTTGGTGGTCGAAGATCAGAAGGAAGTTCGCACCTATGTGGTCAATGTATTGAGAAGCTGTGGCTATCGGGTGCTGGAATCCGGGAATGGAATGGAGGCTCTGCGTCTGTTGGATACCGGAACTGAGAAGCCTGATCTGCTGCTCGCCGATGTCGTCATGCCGGTTCTGGGAGGTCCCGAGCTCGCCAGGCAGGTCCATGAGCGGCAACCGCAGATGAAGGTGCTTTTCATGTCGGGCTACACCGATCACGACGCGGTGCGCGAAGGGGCCGGCGGGCCCGCGGTGCATCTCATACAGAAGCCCTTCAGCCCTTCCCAATTGGCGCTCCGGATCAGAGAGACCCTGGGCACTCCGTAG